CCGGATGCCCAGCGCGATGCCGTACGGCGACCGCTCGGCGCCGACCGTTTCGCCGGACGCCGGCTGGTCGAGCGCGAACGTCTTGTCGAGGTGCGACTTGAACGCGGCTTCGCCATCGGCGCTCGCGCTTTCCCCGTACACTTTGGGACTCGGCATTTCGGCGAACGGGCTCCAGTACCCGCGGCTCTCGATGGCGGCGAGTGCGTGCTTCAGCGTGTCTTCGTGCTTCGTGAACAGTGCATGGGTCATGGCGGCAGCCTGATGGACGTTGAGAGGGGGTGGATCGATTAATTAACCGACCGGTTGGTCGGAGAATGGTAGCATCAAACTATTCGCATGTGCGAGGCGTTTCTCATTTCATTGATCGAGGAGAAATAGATGGCTTACGAGAACATCCTGGTGGAGACCCGGGGGCGTGTCGGGCTGGTTACGCTGAACCGTCCGAAGGCGCTGAATGCGCTGAACGATGCGCTGATGGATGAGTTGGGCGACGCATTGAAGGCGTTCGACGCGGACGACGGCATTGGCGCGATCGTCGTGACGGGGAGCGAGAAGGCGTTCGCGGCCGGCGCGGACATCGGCATGATGGCGACCTACTCCTATATGGATGTTTACCGGGGCGACTACATCACGCGCAACTGGGAAACGGTTCGCGAGATTCGCAAGCCGATCATTGCTGCGGTTTCGGGCTTTGCGCTGGGCGGCGGCTGCGAGTTCGCAATGATGTGCGACATCATCTTCGCGGCGGACACGGCCAAGTTCGGCCAGCCGGAAATCAAGCTGGGCATCATGCCGGGCGCGGGCGGCACGCAGCGTCTGCCGCGCGCGGTGTCGAAGGCGAAAGCGAT
The nucleotide sequence above comes from Burkholderia pyrrocinia. Encoded proteins:
- a CDS encoding enoyl-CoA hydratase; its protein translation is MAYENILVETRGRVGLVTLNRPKALNALNDALMDELGDALKAFDADDGIGAIVVTGSEKAFAAGADIGMMATYSYMDVYRGDYITRNWETVREIRKPIIAAVSGFALGGGCEFAMMCDIIFAADTAKFGQPEIKLGIMPGAGGTQRLPRAVSKAKAMDMCLTARFMDAAEAERAGLVSRVLPADKLLDEAIAAAATIAEFSLPAVMMVKESVNRAYETTLAEGVHFERRLFHSLFATEDQKEGMAAFVEKRKPAFKNR